One Peterkaempfera bronchialis DNA window includes the following coding sequences:
- a CDS encoding phosphorylase family protein, whose translation MRRSYRFDGPAGEPFEPTAAGGGPLLVVCALGVERWALRGGDWTAPGMPARGAGRALLTATGMGPVRARRSVTALLSGGGSGYGALLATGFCAAAGPGIRPGDAVVAAEVRDEGQTSIGVPSCGLLADALRARGLTVHLGRIHSADRVVRGAAARRRLHDGGALGIDMETAAVLDAARRAAPGLPGAAVRIVVDTPEQELLRPGTVPSGVRAWRALRSAVPAFTAWHHALAPQSGATDPTDPSHPTETPIRTLPQEAS comes from the coding sequence ATGAGACGGTCCTACCGCTTCGACGGCCCCGCCGGGGAACCGTTCGAACCGACCGCCGCCGGCGGCGGCCCGCTGCTGGTGGTCTGCGCCCTGGGCGTGGAGCGGTGGGCGCTGCGCGGCGGCGACTGGACGGCCCCGGGCATGCCCGCCCGGGGCGCCGGACGGGCGCTGCTGACGGCCACCGGCATGGGGCCGGTCCGCGCCCGACGCTCCGTCACCGCCCTGCTGAGCGGCGGCGGCAGCGGTTATGGCGCGCTGCTGGCCACCGGGTTCTGCGCAGCGGCCGGTCCGGGAATACGCCCGGGCGACGCCGTCGTTGCCGCTGAGGTGCGCGACGAAGGGCAGACCTCGATCGGGGTTCCTTCGTGCGGGCTGCTCGCGGACGCGCTGCGCGCCCGAGGTCTGACCGTCCATCTCGGCAGGATCCACTCGGCCGACCGCGTGGTGCGCGGCGCGGCGGCCCGCCGCCGGCTGCACGACGGCGGCGCCCTGGGGATCGACATGGAGACCGCCGCGGTGCTGGACGCCGCCCGCCGGGCAGCCCCGGGGCTGCCCGGCGCCGCCGTCCGCATCGTCGTCGACACGCCGGAGCAGGAACTGCTGCGGCCCGGCACCGTCCCGAGCGGAGTGCGCGCCTGGCGTGCGCTCCGCTCCGCCGTGCCCGCCTTCACCGCCTGGCATCACGCCCTGGCCCCCCAGAGCGGTGCCACCGACCCGACCGACCCGAGTCACCCCACCGAAACCCCTATCCGGACGCTCCCTCAGGAGGCGAGCTAG
- the ispG gene encoding flavodoxin-dependent (E)-4-hydroxy-3-methylbut-2-enyl-diphosphate synthase, with amino-acid sequence MTAISLGIPSMPLKPLAVRRKSRQIMVGGVPVGGDAPVSVQSMTTTVTADVNATLQQIAQLTASGCQIVRVAVPSQDDAEALPAIARKSQIPVIADIHFQPKYVFAAIDAGCAAVRVNPGNIKQFDDKVREIAGAASAAGVPIRIGVNAGSLDRRLMEKYGRATPEALVESALWECSLFEEHGFRDIKISVKHNDPVVMVNAYRQLAAACDYPLHLGVTEAGPAFQGTIKSAVAFGALLAEGIGDTIRVSLSAPPVEEVKVGNQILESLGLRQRGLEIVSCPSCGRAQVDVYKLAEEVTAGLEGMNVPLRVAVMGCVVNGPGEAREADLGVASGNGKGQIFVKGEVIKTVPESRIVETLIEEALKLAEQMEADGVESGEPTVTAG; translated from the coding sequence ATGACCGCGATCTCGCTCGGTATTCCGTCCATGCCGCTCAAGCCGCTCGCCGTGCGCCGCAAGTCGCGGCAGATCATGGTGGGGGGTGTGCCGGTGGGTGGTGATGCGCCGGTGTCGGTGCAGTCGATGACGACGACGGTGACGGCTGATGTCAATGCGACGTTGCAGCAGATTGCGCAGCTGACGGCGTCGGGGTGCCAGATCGTGCGGGTGGCGGTGCCGTCGCAGGATGATGCGGAGGCGTTGCCGGCGATTGCGCGGAAGTCGCAGATCCCGGTGATCGCGGACATCCACTTCCAGCCGAAGTATGTCTTTGCGGCGATTGACGCGGGGTGTGCGGCGGTGCGGGTGAATCCGGGGAACATCAAGCAGTTCGACGACAAGGTGCGGGAGATCGCGGGGGCGGCGTCGGCGGCGGGGGTGCCGATCCGGATCGGGGTGAACGCGGGGTCGTTGGACCGGCGGTTGATGGAGAAGTACGGGCGGGCGACTCCGGAGGCGTTGGTGGAGTCGGCGTTGTGGGAGTGCTCGCTGTTCGAGGAGCACGGGTTCCGGGATATCAAGATCTCGGTGAAGCACAACGATCCGGTGGTGATGGTGAATGCGTATCGTCAGTTGGCGGCGGCGTGTGACTATCCGCTGCATCTGGGGGTGACGGAGGCGGGTCCGGCGTTCCAGGGGACGATCAAGTCGGCGGTGGCGTTCGGGGCGCTGCTGGCGGAGGGGATCGGGGACACGATCCGGGTGTCGCTGTCGGCGCCTCCGGTGGAGGAGGTCAAGGTGGGGAACCAGATCCTGGAGTCGCTGGGGCTGCGGCAGCGGGGTCTGGAGATTGTGTCGTGTCCGTCGTGCGGGCGGGCGCAGGTGGATGTGTACAAGCTCGCGGAAGAGGTGACCGCGGGCTTGGAGGGGATGAATGTGCCGCTGCGGGTGGCGGTGATGGGGTGCGTGGTGAACGGGCCTGGGGAGGCGCGTGAGGCGGACCTCGGGGTGGCGTCGGGGAACGGCAAGGGGCAGATCTTCGTCAAGGGCGAGGTGATCAAGACCGTGCCGGAGTCGAGGATCGTGGAGACGCTGATCGAGGAGGCGCTCAAGCTCGCCGAGCAGATGGAGGCCGACGGCGTCGAGTCCGGCGAGCCCACCGTCACCGCCGGCTGA
- the shc gene encoding squalene--hopene cyclase, translating to MAAAALERATAHLLSLQSDQGWWKGNLETNVTMDAEDLLLRQFLGIRTEEQTRATAAWIRSQQRDDGTWATFHGGPSELSTTVEAYVALKLAGDDPEAPHMASASAWIRDHGGIAASRVFTRIWLALFGWWPWERLPDLPPELMFLPKWAPLNIYSFGCWARQTIVPLTVVSAHRPVRPTPFPLDELHTDPADPFPTQRFASPTSWDGVFQRLDRVLHAYHRRAVRPVRRLALGQATRWIVERQETDGCWGGIQPPAVYSLIALHLEGYDLDHPVMRAGLAAFDRFTVHTEDGKRWLEACQSPVWDTCLATIALVDAGLPADHPALVSAADWMLGEEIHRRGDWAVQRPELEPGGWAFEFDNDTYPDIDDTAEVVLALRRVDHPDPDRLRGAVDRGVAWNLGMQSKNGAWGAFDVDNTSTLPNKLPFCDFGEVVDPPSADVTAHVVEMLADVGKARDPRTRRGVEWLLREQETDGSWFGRWGTNYLYGTGSVVPALVAAGIPTAHPAIRRAVRWLEEHQNADGGWGEDMRSYDDPENWSGRGDSTASQTAWALMALLSAGESGEVVDRGVAWLAATQLPEGTWDEPQFTGTGFPWDFSINYNLYRLVFPVTALGRYLHGVPRPDAVGHAARALPGPAPVPAADRSGGPVAGTSTAGTNTAGTGTAGTGTAGTGTAAAGGTAGTRAER from the coding sequence GTGGCCGCCGCCGCGCTGGAGCGCGCCACCGCCCACCTGCTGTCGCTCCAGAGCGACCAGGGCTGGTGGAAAGGGAACCTCGAAACCAATGTGACCATGGACGCCGAGGATCTGCTGCTGCGGCAGTTCCTCGGCATCCGGACCGAGGAGCAGACCCGGGCCACCGCCGCGTGGATCCGCTCCCAGCAGCGCGACGACGGGACGTGGGCCACCTTCCACGGCGGCCCGTCGGAGCTCTCCACCACCGTGGAGGCCTATGTCGCCCTCAAACTCGCCGGTGACGATCCCGAGGCGCCGCATATGGCCAGCGCCTCGGCCTGGATCCGGGACCACGGAGGGATCGCGGCCAGCCGGGTCTTCACCCGCATCTGGCTGGCGCTCTTCGGCTGGTGGCCCTGGGAGCGGCTGCCGGACCTTCCCCCGGAGCTGATGTTCCTGCCCAAATGGGCGCCGCTGAACATCTACTCGTTCGGCTGCTGGGCCAGGCAGACCATCGTACCGCTCACCGTGGTCTCGGCTCACCGCCCGGTCCGCCCCACGCCGTTCCCCCTTGACGAGCTGCACACCGACCCGGCCGACCCGTTCCCCACCCAGCGGTTCGCCTCGCCGACCAGCTGGGACGGGGTGTTCCAGCGGCTGGACCGGGTGCTGCACGCCTACCACCGGCGGGCGGTGCGGCCGGTCCGACGGCTGGCGCTGGGGCAGGCCACCCGCTGGATCGTCGAGCGGCAGGAGACCGACGGCTGCTGGGGCGGTATCCAGCCGCCCGCCGTCTACTCGCTGATCGCCCTGCACCTGGAGGGCTATGACCTCGACCATCCGGTGATGCGGGCCGGTCTCGCCGCCTTCGACCGGTTCACCGTGCACACCGAGGACGGGAAGCGCTGGCTGGAAGCCTGCCAGTCCCCGGTGTGGGACACCTGCCTGGCCACCATCGCGCTGGTGGACGCCGGTCTGCCGGCCGACCACCCGGCACTGGTCAGCGCCGCCGACTGGATGCTCGGCGAGGAGATCCACCGGCGCGGCGACTGGGCCGTGCAGCGGCCCGAACTGGAGCCGGGCGGCTGGGCGTTCGAGTTCGACAACGACACCTACCCGGACATCGACGACACCGCCGAGGTGGTGCTGGCGCTGCGCCGGGTGGACCACCCGGACCCGGACCGGCTGCGCGGCGCGGTCGACCGGGGCGTCGCCTGGAACCTCGGCATGCAGTCCAAGAACGGCGCCTGGGGCGCCTTCGACGTCGACAACACCAGCACCCTGCCCAACAAGCTCCCGTTCTGCGACTTCGGCGAGGTGGTCGACCCGCCGTCCGCCGATGTCACCGCCCATGTGGTGGAGATGCTGGCGGACGTCGGCAAGGCCCGCGACCCGCGCACCCGGCGCGGTGTGGAGTGGCTGCTGCGCGAGCAGGAGACGGACGGCTCGTGGTTCGGCCGCTGGGGCACCAACTACCTCTACGGCACCGGTTCGGTGGTCCCGGCGCTGGTCGCCGCAGGCATCCCCACCGCACATCCGGCCATCCGGCGCGCGGTGCGCTGGCTGGAGGAGCACCAGAACGCCGACGGCGGCTGGGGCGAGGACATGCGCTCCTACGACGACCCGGAGAACTGGTCCGGGCGGGGCGACTCCACCGCCTCGCAGACCGCCTGGGCGCTGATGGCGCTGCTGTCGGCCGGGGAGAGCGGCGAGGTCGTGGACCGGGGCGTCGCCTGGCTGGCCGCCACCCAGCTGCCCGAGGGCACCTGGGACGAGCCGCAGTTCACCGGCACCGGGTTCCCCTGGGACTTCTCCATCAACTACAACCTCTACCGGCTGGTCTTCCCGGTCACCGCGCTCGGCCGCTATCTGCACGGCGTCCCCCGCCCGGACGCCGTCGGCCATGCCGCGCGGGCGCTGCCCGGCCCGGCACCCGTCCCGGCGGCGGACCGCAGCGGCGGCCCCGTGGCGGGGACGAGCACCGCGGGGACGAACACCGCGGGCACGGGCACCGCAGGGACGGGCACGGCGGGCACAGGCACGGCGGCAGCGGGTGGCACGGCCGGGACGAGGGCCGAGCGATGA
- the hpnH gene encoding adenosyl-hopene transferase HpnH, protein MAMPLRQTARISTYLLQQKLLKRRDKFPLIVELEPLFACNLKCEGCGKIQHPAGVLKQRMPVAQAVGAVLESGAPMVSIAGGEPLMHPQIDEIVRQLVERRKYVFLCTNALLLRKKLDKFTPSPYFAFTVHIDGLRERHDASVAKEGTFDEAVAAIKEAKARGFRVTTNSTFFNTDTAQTVVEVLDYLNDDLQVDEMMLSPGYAYEKAPDQEHFLGVQQTRELFKKAFSGGNRRRWRLNHSPLFLDFLEGKVDFECTAWGIPNYSLFGWQRPCYLMSDGYVPTYRELVEKTDWSKYGRGRDPRCENCMAHCGYEPTAVLATMGSLKASIRAARETVAANRSH, encoded by the coding sequence ATGGCCATGCCGTTGCGCCAGACCGCGCGGATCAGCACGTACCTCCTCCAGCAGAAACTCCTGAAGCGCCGGGACAAGTTCCCGCTCATCGTGGAACTCGAGCCGCTGTTCGCCTGCAACCTCAAGTGCGAGGGGTGCGGCAAGATCCAGCACCCCGCCGGTGTCCTCAAGCAGCGGATGCCGGTTGCCCAGGCGGTCGGCGCGGTGCTGGAGTCCGGCGCCCCCATGGTCTCCATCGCCGGCGGCGAGCCGCTGATGCACCCCCAGATCGACGAGATCGTCCGTCAGCTGGTGGAGCGGCGGAAGTACGTCTTCCTCTGCACCAATGCGCTGCTGCTGCGCAAGAAGCTGGACAAGTTCACCCCCTCGCCGTACTTCGCCTTCACCGTCCACATCGACGGCCTGCGGGAGCGGCACGACGCCTCGGTGGCCAAGGAGGGGACCTTCGACGAGGCGGTGGCCGCCATCAAGGAGGCCAAGGCCCGGGGCTTCCGGGTCACCACCAACAGCACCTTCTTCAACACGGACACCGCGCAGACGGTGGTCGAGGTGCTGGACTACCTCAACGACGACCTCCAGGTCGACGAGATGATGCTCTCGCCCGGCTACGCCTATGAGAAGGCGCCCGACCAGGAGCACTTCCTGGGGGTGCAGCAGACCCGCGAGCTCTTCAAGAAGGCGTTCTCCGGGGGGAACCGGCGGCGCTGGCGGCTCAACCACAGCCCGCTCTTCCTGGACTTCCTGGAGGGCAAGGTCGACTTCGAGTGCACGGCCTGGGGCATCCCCAACTACTCGCTCTTCGGATGGCAGCGCCCCTGCTATCTGATGTCCGACGGGTATGTGCCCACCTACCGCGAGCTGGTGGAGAAGACCGACTGGTCGAAGTACGGCCGGGGCCGGGACCCGCGCTGCGAGAACTGCATGGCGCACTGCGGCTATGAGCCCACCGCGGTCCTCGCCACCATGGGATCGCTCAAGGCGTCGATCCGCGCGGCCCGGGAGACGGTCGCCGCCAACCGGAGCCACTGA